In Candidatus Cloacimonadota bacterium, one genomic interval encodes:
- a CDS encoding DUF362 domain-containing protein, protein MSKVYYITSRVENNQGLMDKFIELLGRVEIGFLKEKDTVCIKTHFGEDGNTTFISPLYIRKVVDHLKRQGVYPFIGDTNTLYSGRRKQGVTHLELAIEHGFDYSVVKAPLVILDGLQDQYRRTIAVKHKHFREISLAGTLGDMDSMIVMSHFKGHLAVGFGGAIKNLAMGLGTRKQKQLMHADVKPEYVEKKCIKCRICSQICPVSAINWEEDKFLLDLNICIGCAECITNCPTGALRILWNETPDNMSEKLAETALGAVEFLKRKLFYFNFLINITPHCDCFGVSDNAIVEDIGILASSDPVAIDKASFDLVSQSSKLQNSVLQGREGEPFRTMYKDVDPLHQLRYGESIGLGSMTYELEKLSF, encoded by the coding sequence ATGAGCAAAGTTTATTATATTACATCGAGGGTAGAGAATAATCAGGGTTTGATGGATAAGTTTATCGAATTGTTGGGAAGAGTAGAAATTGGTTTCTTAAAAGAGAAAGATACTGTTTGTATCAAGACCCATTTTGGTGAGGATGGCAATACTACTTTTATATCACCTCTATATATAAGGAAAGTGGTTGATCATCTCAAACGACAAGGGGTTTATCCTTTCATTGGAGATACGAACACACTCTATTCCGGAAGGAGAAAACAGGGGGTGACTCATTTAGAATTAGCTATTGAACATGGTTTTGATTATTCAGTAGTAAAAGCACCATTGGTTATTCTTGATGGTTTGCAGGATCAGTATCGCAGAACTATTGCTGTTAAGCATAAGCATTTTAGAGAGATCAGTCTTGCCGGCACGCTGGGTGATATGGATAGTATGATAGTGATGTCACATTTTAAGGGGCATTTGGCAGTAGGATTTGGCGGAGCGATCAAGAATCTGGCAATGGGGTTGGGAACTCGTAAGCAGAAGCAGTTAATGCATGCCGACGTAAAACCTGAATATGTAGAAAAAAAGTGTATCAAGTGTCGGATCTGTTCACAAATTTGCCCTGTCAGTGCTATTAACTGGGAAGAAGATAAGTTTCTCTTAGATCTAAATATATGTATAGGTTGCGCTGAATGCATTACTAATTGCCCAACGGGAGCTTTACGGATCCTGTGGAATGAGACTCCGGATAATATGTCTGAGAAGTTAGCTGAAACTGCACTCGGAGCTGTGGAGTTTCTCAAAAGGAAATTGTTCTATTTCAATTTCTTGATAAATATAACACCCCATTGTGATTGTTTCGGTGTTTCAGATAATGCCATTGTTGAAGATATCGGGATCTTAGCCTCTTCTGACCCAGTAGCGATAGATAAAGCAAGCTTCGATCTGGTGAGTCAATCAAGTAAACTACAAAACTCAGTGCTGCAGGGTAGGGAAGGAGAACCTTTCCGAACGATGTACAAAGATGTCGATCCTCTACATCAGCTGAGATATGGTGAGAGTATTGGGTTAGGTTCGATGACTTATGAACTGGAGAAATTGAGTTTCTGA